From a single Planococcus shenhongbingii genomic region:
- a CDS encoding prepilin-type N-terminal cleavage/methylation domain-containing protein: MKGKYQNEGGMTLVELLAALVLLGIILVAFMSFFTQSANFTAHNHETLTAVQVAEEVVADVRDLSEIRSLKDQKDYKLVSNYIEDRTTHEQYIITLTEEIIEVPRQDDPTKKLVLKKAIISVKSRSGYGINEPEFKTEMYLKR; this comes from the coding sequence ATGAAAGGCAAGTATCAAAATGAAGGCGGCATGACTTTGGTAGAGTTATTGGCAGCCCTTGTCCTTTTAGGGATAATTCTTGTGGCATTCATGTCATTCTTTACGCAATCGGCTAATTTTACTGCGCATAACCATGAAACTTTAACAGCGGTTCAAGTGGCTGAAGAAGTGGTGGCAGACGTTCGTGACTTGAGTGAAATTAGATCGTTAAAGGACCAAAAAGATTATAAGTTAGTAAGCAACTATATTGAAGATCGAACTACACATGAACAATATATTATCACTTTGACAGAAGAAATTATTGAGGTTCCTCGTCAAGATGACCCAACAAAAAAGTTAGTGCTTAAAAAAGCAATTATATCTGTAAAGTCAAGGTCGGGCTATGGAATCAACGAGCCTGAATTTAAAACTGAAATGTATTTGAAGAGGTGA
- a CDS encoding prepilin-type N-terminal cleavage/methylation domain-containing protein, which yields MRSEKGMTLVELLAALALAGIVTVLIASVLTNGTNASQRTGTKQQLQQEANVIVEKIRAHYLLNEKDAAIPEEFSIKVDGNKLFITDDTGVEIQLSEGFEYDLDPAALSSSLTKKTVTIKRTESSFFNLLIRAKGADSNDPKFNVNTSFSKLN from the coding sequence ATGAGAAGTGAAAAAGGTATGACATTAGTAGAACTTTTAGCAGCTCTAGCTCTAGCAGGAATTGTTACTGTGTTGATAGCTTCTGTTTTAACAAATGGGACAAACGCCTCGCAACGGACAGGAACTAAACAGCAATTACAACAAGAAGCTAATGTTATCGTTGAGAAAATACGAGCACATTACTTGCTAAATGAAAAAGATGCAGCAATTCCGGAAGAATTCTCTATTAAGGTAGATGGAAACAAATTGTTTATTACTGATGATACAGGAGTAGAAATCCAACTTTCCGAAGGCTTCGAATATGATTTAGATCCTGCTGCATTAAGCTCTTCACTTACTAAAAAAACAGTAACAATCAAAAGAACAGAGAGTTCTTTTTTTAATTTATTGATACGAGCAAAAGGTGCAGATTCTAATGATCCAAAGTTTAATGTAAATACGTCGTTTAGCAAATTGAATTAG
- the rnhC gene encoding ribonuclease HIII, with product MSNTVLQLPEESLLQIINHYNNKKVAAKAPYIRFTAKLSDAVVTVYNSGKVMFQGAGAEREAARWGSTSPAAVKTVSTKGDVLPPDFAYKSVLGSDETGTGDFFGPITVAACFVPADKVALAHELGVKDSKQLTDDYMRIIAPDLKAAFLHSVLTLKNDKYNAVQSKDWSQGKIKALLHNQALKHVLRKIAPEKPEAILIDQFAERGIYYNHIKNEAEIIRENVLFSTKAEGLHVSVACASIIARVAFLEEMDALSQKAGVTLPKGAGKIVDEAAAKILLKHGEAFLQSITKVHFANTKKAKDLAFKKRSH from the coding sequence ATGTCAAACACAGTGCTTCAACTTCCCGAGGAAAGTCTCCTCCAGATCATCAATCATTATAACAATAAAAAAGTGGCAGCCAAAGCTCCGTATATCCGCTTTACCGCTAAACTGTCCGACGCGGTCGTGACCGTTTATAATTCCGGCAAAGTCATGTTCCAAGGAGCAGGAGCTGAACGCGAAGCTGCCAGATGGGGTTCCACCTCCCCTGCCGCTGTTAAAACGGTCTCTACTAAAGGCGATGTTTTGCCGCCCGATTTCGCATATAAGTCCGTTCTCGGATCCGATGAAACTGGAACCGGCGATTTTTTCGGTCCGATTACAGTTGCCGCTTGTTTTGTACCGGCTGATAAAGTCGCGCTTGCCCATGAACTCGGAGTAAAAGACTCCAAACAATTGACTGATGATTATATGCGCATCATTGCACCGGACTTAAAAGCGGCCTTTCTTCATAGTGTATTGACCTTAAAAAATGATAAATACAATGCTGTTCAAAGCAAAGACTGGTCACAAGGAAAAATCAAAGCGTTGCTGCATAATCAAGCATTAAAACATGTTTTGCGCAAAATTGCCCCTGAGAAACCGGAAGCGATTTTAATTGACCAATTTGCTGAGCGCGGCATCTATTACAACCATATTAAAAACGAAGCGGAAATCATCCGCGAAAACGTGCTGTTTTCCACTAAAGCGGAAGGTTTGCATGTATCGGTAGCTTGCGCCTCCATCATCGCGCGCGTGGCATTTTTGGAAGAAATGGATGCACTCAGCCAAAAAGCTGGCGTCACATTGCCAAAAGGTGCAGGGAAAATCGTCGACGAAGCAGCAGCGAAGATTCTGCTGAAGCATGGTGAGGCGTTTTTGCAGTCCATAACGAAAGTCCATTTTGCCAATACGAAAAAAGCGAAAGACTTGGCGTTTAAAAAGAGGTCTCATTGA
- the zapA gene encoding cell division protein ZapA, protein MAEDHRIRTSVKIYGYTYKLVGTETSAHMQLVASMVDEKMREIHAMNPSLDSSKLAVLTAVNMVHDNLKLKEHVEQLENELRKLKG, encoded by the coding sequence TTGGCAGAGGATCACAGAATTCGCACTTCAGTAAAGATATATGGCTATACTTATAAACTGGTTGGCACAGAAACATCCGCGCATATGCAATTAGTCGCATCGATGGTGGATGAGAAGATGCGTGAAATCCATGCGATGAACCCATCACTTGACAGTTCGAAGCTCGCTGTATTAACCGCTGTTAATATGGTACATGATAATCTTAAACTGAAAGAGCACGTAGAACAATTAGAAAATGAATTGAGAAAGTTGAAGGGTTGA
- a CDS encoding CvpA family protein, translating to MLDIILLILLLGGIIVGAKRGLVLQLIHMVGFIVALVVAYLYYKPLADYFVLWVPYPVVGEDSRFTIAIEQLDLDQTFYQLLAFALIFFVVKFGLQLIASMFDFLKYLPVLGFFSKILGAVLGFVEVYILLFIVIYVFALLPMDAVQSQLENSGIAQFMLERTPYFSEKVKEWWYIYT from the coding sequence ATGCTAGATATTATTTTACTGATTTTGTTGCTTGGCGGCATTATTGTTGGCGCCAAACGGGGACTCGTGCTCCAGCTGATTCATATGGTAGGCTTTATTGTCGCACTCGTCGTTGCTTATCTCTATTATAAACCTTTAGCCGACTACTTCGTGCTATGGGTGCCGTATCCGGTTGTCGGCGAAGATTCCCGGTTTACGATTGCCATTGAGCAGCTGGACCTGGATCAAACATTTTACCAGTTACTCGCCTTCGCATTAATTTTCTTTGTGGTTAAATTCGGATTGCAGTTGATTGCATCCATGTTTGATTTCCTGAAATATTTGCCGGTTCTTGGTTTCTTCAGCAAAATTCTAGGGGCGGTATTAGGTTTTGTCGAAGTGTACATACTGCTGTTCATCGTCATTTACGTATTTGCGCTGCTTCCGATGGATGCCGTTCAAAGCCAGCTCGAGAATTCAGGGATTGCCCAGTTCATGCTTGAACGGACACCGTATTTCTCAGAGAAAGTAAAAGAATGGTGGTATATTTATACGTAA
- the polX gene encoding DNA polymerase/3'-5' exonuclease PolX, with the protein MNKKIIIRTLEKIALYMELKGENPFKVSAFRKAAQALELDQRSLDELEDVTKLKGIGKGTGDVILELVATGKSTVLEELQAEVPKGLVPLMKLQGMGGKKIAKLYKELGIDSAEALKQACLDHEIQKLPGFGPKSEEKILKELTEFDSKPGRHPIWKTEEAVEFVEDILSNIEGISEFSVAGSYRRTKETSKDLDFIVATANPAAVKEQLLAALPIQETIASGDTKVSVTVEFQDPIDIDFRLVAPEEFVTALHHFTGSKDHNVKMRQLAKSQNKKISEYGVEQEDGTVATFASETDFYAHFGLPFIPPTVREDGRELDLLDDIPLIVDLPDIKGDLHMHTTWSDGAHSLTEMIDACRSRNYSYMVITDHSEYLKVANGLTPERLLKQNAEIRELNQKYDDIEVLSGTEMDILPDGSLDFEDEVLEQLDFVIASIHSSFQQPREQIMERILTAMKNPHVDMIAHPTGRIVGQRSGYDPDIEQLLDWAKEYGKIVELNASPYRLDLAVEHLEMAQEKGVPVAINTDAHAIEQLDVMAIGVRHAQKAWLKKDNVVNTWTLEKLKEYLKK; encoded by the coding sequence ATGAATAAAAAAATTATCATCAGAACACTTGAAAAAATTGCATTGTATATGGAGTTAAAAGGGGAAAACCCGTTTAAAGTATCGGCTTTCCGAAAAGCGGCACAAGCGCTTGAACTGGATCAGCGCAGTTTAGATGAACTGGAAGACGTGACCAAACTGAAAGGCATCGGCAAAGGAACCGGTGATGTCATTCTGGAATTGGTCGCTACGGGTAAATCTACGGTATTGGAAGAACTTCAAGCCGAAGTGCCAAAAGGGCTCGTACCATTGATGAAACTGCAAGGCATGGGCGGCAAAAAAATTGCCAAGCTCTATAAAGAACTGGGAATCGATTCTGCCGAAGCGCTGAAACAGGCGTGCCTTGACCATGAGATTCAGAAATTGCCTGGCTTCGGTCCGAAATCCGAAGAGAAGATTTTAAAGGAATTGACTGAATTCGACTCCAAACCAGGACGCCATCCCATCTGGAAAACGGAAGAAGCCGTGGAGTTTGTTGAGGATATACTGTCTAATATCGAAGGCATCAGTGAGTTTTCGGTAGCTGGAAGTTACCGGCGTACGAAAGAGACAAGCAAAGACCTCGACTTTATCGTTGCAACTGCCAATCCTGCTGCTGTAAAAGAACAATTGCTGGCTGCTCTTCCTATTCAGGAGACCATTGCCTCCGGCGACACGAAAGTTTCGGTGACAGTGGAATTCCAGGATCCGATTGACATTGATTTCCGCTTGGTGGCACCAGAAGAATTTGTCACAGCGTTACATCATTTCACAGGTTCAAAAGACCATAACGTGAAAATGCGGCAGCTCGCGAAATCGCAGAACAAGAAAATCAGTGAATACGGGGTTGAGCAAGAAGACGGGACGGTGGCAACGTTTGCATCCGAAACCGATTTCTATGCTCATTTTGGCTTGCCGTTCATTCCGCCGACCGTACGGGAAGACGGGCGCGAATTGGATCTTCTCGACGATATCCCGCTGATCGTCGATTTGCCGGATATCAAAGGCGATTTGCATATGCATACGACGTGGTCGGACGGCGCTCATTCGCTGACGGAAATGATTGATGCGTGCCGCAGCCGTAATTATAGCTATATGGTGATTACGGACCATTCAGAGTATCTGAAAGTCGCAAACGGCTTAACGCCGGAACGTTTATTAAAACAAAATGCAGAAATCCGTGAATTAAATCAGAAATACGACGATATCGAAGTGCTTTCCGGAACAGAAATGGATATTTTGCCGGACGGTTCACTCGATTTTGAGGATGAAGTGCTGGAACAGCTTGATTTTGTGATTGCCAGCATCCATTCCAGTTTCCAGCAGCCACGGGAACAGATCATGGAACGGATCTTGACGGCGATGAAAAATCCCCATGTGGATATGATTGCTCATCCGACGGGCCGCATTGTCGGCCAGCGTAGCGGCTATGACCCGGATATCGAGCAGCTGCTCGACTGGGCAAAAGAATACGGCAAAATTGTGGAATTGAATGCCAGTCCATACCGTTTGGACTTGGCAGTTGAACATCTGGAAATGGCTCAGGAAAAAGGGGTGCCTGTCGCCATTAATACGGATGCTCATGCGATTGAACAACTCGATGTAATGGCAATTGGCGTCCGCCATGCCCAAAAAGCATGGCTGAAAAAAGACAATGTCGTCAATACTTGGACATTGGAGAAATTGAAAGAATACCTGAAAAAATAG
- a CDS encoding endonuclease MutS2, with the protein MIAERAMRTLEFYKIRDEVARYCTSSLGKSKIDGLLPSTDINEVNRLLEEMDEGAGVLRVKGNVPMGGIFDIRMHAKRAQIGGSLSPMELMEVSSTIRASRILRQFFESIREEGAIQIPHFLEKKESMPILTSLEHDINMCIDANGGVLDSASSTLRSIRQQLRSQESRVRERLESLVRGKNASKMLSDSIVTIRNDRFVIPVKQEYRSHYGGIVHDQSSSGQTLFIEPDAVVQANNEVRRLKMKEKEEIDRILQMLSAQVQEVAHELFELVEVLGEIDLIFAKAKYGTANKCSKPEMNTEGYINLRKARHPLIPVDEVVANDIEFGRDITAIVITGPNTGGKTVTLKTVGLFTLMAQAGLPIPALDGSELAVFDQIFADIGDEQSIEQSLSTFSSHMVNIVDILTKFDENSLVIFDELGAGTDPQEGAALAISLLDEVHGRGARVMATTHYPELKAYGYNRPGVANASVEFDVETLSPTYRLLIGVPGRSNAFEISKRLGLPDHIIKHAQSFTGTDRREVDSMIESLEKSRRESERDAELSKEFLEEADRLKKDLADQLKQYENQKEKLEEKAKEKARRIVEQATREAEGVMSELRKMQMNQASSIKEHQLIDAKKRLEAAMPENRVLKKAAKANQTRELKVNDEVKVISFGQKGTLVEKVSDKEWTVQIGILKMKLPESDLQYTKPEKQKETRTMATLKNRDSHVKLELDLRGERYEDAIVRVEKYIDDALLSNYHQVSIIHGKGTGALRQGVQQYLKKHPRVKSYRFGEAGEGGSGVTVAELK; encoded by the coding sequence TTGATCGCTGAACGCGCAATGAGAACACTCGAATTTTATAAAATCCGCGATGAAGTGGCACGATATTGCACATCATCTCTGGGGAAATCCAAAATCGATGGATTATTGCCATCGACTGATATAAATGAAGTGAACCGTCTGCTCGAAGAAATGGACGAAGGTGCTGGGGTGCTGCGGGTCAAAGGGAATGTGCCGATGGGCGGCATTTTTGATATCCGCATGCATGCCAAACGTGCGCAGATTGGCGGCAGTTTAAGCCCGATGGAATTGATGGAAGTTTCGTCGACCATCCGCGCGAGCCGCATCCTTCGCCAATTTTTCGAGAGCATCCGGGAAGAAGGGGCTATCCAAATCCCTCATTTCCTGGAGAAAAAAGAATCAATGCCGATCTTGACGTCGCTCGAGCATGATATCAATATGTGCATCGACGCCAATGGCGGCGTACTGGATAGTGCAAGTTCAACTCTGCGGTCCATTCGCCAGCAATTGCGCTCCCAGGAAAGCCGGGTGCGTGAACGCTTAGAGAGCCTGGTGCGCGGCAAGAATGCTTCGAAAATGCTGTCGGATTCCATCGTCACGATTCGGAATGACCGGTTTGTTATACCGGTCAAGCAGGAATACCGCAGCCATTACGGCGGCATTGTGCATGACCAGTCATCATCCGGGCAGACTTTATTTATTGAACCGGATGCAGTAGTCCAAGCCAATAATGAAGTGCGCCGGTTGAAAATGAAAGAAAAAGAAGAGATTGACCGCATTCTGCAAATGCTTTCCGCACAAGTGCAGGAAGTGGCGCACGAACTTTTTGAGTTGGTTGAAGTGCTTGGAGAAATCGACTTGATTTTCGCGAAAGCGAAATACGGAACAGCCAATAAATGCTCCAAACCGGAAATGAATACCGAAGGCTATATCAATTTACGGAAAGCCCGCCATCCCTTAATTCCTGTTGATGAAGTGGTGGCGAACGATATTGAATTCGGCCGTGACATAACAGCGATTGTCATCACTGGACCGAATACGGGCGGGAAAACGGTGACCTTGAAAACGGTCGGCTTGTTTACGTTGATGGCGCAGGCAGGTTTGCCGATTCCGGCGCTTGACGGCTCGGAACTGGCGGTTTTTGACCAAATATTCGCCGATATCGGAGACGAGCAGTCAATCGAGCAAAGCTTGAGTACATTTTCTTCGCATATGGTCAACATCGTCGATATCTTAACGAAATTTGATGAAAATTCTTTGGTCATTTTTGACGAACTGGGTGCCGGGACAGATCCGCAAGAAGGAGCGGCGCTTGCCATTTCGCTGCTAGATGAAGTCCATGGACGCGGCGCAAGGGTCATGGCGACCACCCATTACCCGGAACTGAAAGCCTATGGCTATAACCGGCCGGGCGTTGCAAACGCAAGCGTTGAGTTTGACGTGGAAACGCTCAGTCCGACGTATCGCTTATTGATCGGCGTTCCGGGACGAAGCAATGCTTTTGAAATTTCCAAACGCCTTGGTTTGCCGGATCACATTATCAAGCACGCGCAGAGCTTTACCGGTACGGACCGACGTGAAGTCGATTCGATGATCGAGTCTCTCGAGAAGAGCCGCAGAGAATCTGAACGTGATGCGGAACTGTCAAAAGAATTTTTGGAAGAAGCGGACCGCTTGAAAAAAGATTTGGCAGATCAATTAAAGCAATACGAAAATCAAAAAGAAAAATTAGAAGAAAAGGCCAAAGAAAAAGCACGCAGAATAGTAGAACAAGCAACAAGAGAAGCAGAAGGCGTTATGTCGGAGCTGCGTAAAATGCAGATGAACCAAGCGTCGAGCATCAAAGAACATCAATTGATTGATGCCAAAAAGCGTTTGGAAGCTGCCATGCCGGAAAACCGTGTGTTAAAGAAAGCTGCAAAAGCAAATCAGACAAGAGAACTGAAAGTGAACGACGAAGTAAAAGTCATTTCATTCGGTCAAAAAGGGACGCTTGTTGAAAAAGTATCCGATAAAGAGTGGACTGTGCAAATCGGTATTTTGAAAATGAAGCTGCCTGAGTCGGATCTGCAATATACAAAACCCGAAAAACAAAAAGAAACAAGAACCATGGCGACGCTGAAAAACCGTGACAGCCATGTTAAACTGGAACTTGATCTCCGCGGGGAACGCTATGAAGATGCGATTGTCCGTGTTGAAAAATACATTGATGATGCGTTACTATCAAATTATCATCAAGTATCGATCATTCATGGGAAAGGCACAGGTGCGCTGCGCCAAGGCGTCCAGCAATACTTAAAAAAGCATCCAAGGGTAAAAAGCTACCGTTTCGGCGAAGCGGGAGAAGGCGGCTCCGGAGTTACAGTAGCTGAACTAAAGTGA
- a CDS encoding DUF350 domain-containing protein: protein MSETGFWTHPLVETAGYFSVVVLCLIVSMVIFEIVTKYKNWEEIKKGNLAVAMATGGKIFGITNIFRFSIEEHNSLPQMIGWGLYGFTLLIFAYILFEFLTPKFNVDEEIEKDNRSVGFISLTISVGLSYVIGASI from the coding sequence ATGTCAGAGACTGGATTTTGGACTCATCCGCTGGTAGAAACAGCTGGATACTTCAGCGTTGTCGTTTTATGTTTGATTGTTTCCATGGTGATTTTTGAAATTGTCACCAAGTATAAAAATTGGGAAGAAATCAAGAAAGGGAATTTGGCGGTAGCGATGGCAACAGGCGGTAAGATTTTTGGGATTACAAATATTTTCCGTTTTTCGATTGAAGAGCACAATTCATTGCCTCAAATGATTGGCTGGGGCTTATACGGGTTTACGCTGCTGATCTTTGCCTATATTCTGTTTGAATTTCTGACACCGAAATTTAATGTGGACGAAGAAATTGAAAAAGACAACCGTTCTGTCGGCTTTATTTCATTGACCATTTCAGTCGGCCTGTCTTACGTCATTGGCGCGAGTATTTAA
- a CDS encoding AMP-binding protein: MTEKPWLAHYPPEIPHTLTYPNMPVQEYLTQAYEKFPDKVAIHFLGKDVSYRELYDLSKRFANYLQTLGIRKGDRVAIMLPNCPQAVISFYGVLYAGGVVVMTNPLYTEREIAYQMNDSGARVIVSLDILFPRISKTIKDTKLENVIITGIKDYLPFPKNIVYPLVQKKQTGMSVKVEHRGINHLFSEVMKIASTEVARTPFDFDEDLALLQYTGGTTGSPKGVMLTHKNIISNATMCDNWLYKSKKGEETMMGIIPLFHVYGLTTVLILSVMQGNRMVLLPKFDPETALKTISKQKPTLFPGAPTLYIGLMNHPDIAKYDLSSIEACLSGSAPLPADVQEKFEKITGGKLVEGYGLTETSPVTHSNLLWGERKKGSIGLPYPDTDCKIFLPGTIEPVPNGQIGEIAIKGPQVMKGYWNRPDDTAATIVDGWLLTGDLGYMDDEGYFFVVDRKKDMIIAGGFNIYPREIEEILYEHEAVQECVVAGVPDPYRGETVKAYIVQKDGYNISEEQFDAYCRKHLASFKVPRVYEFRKELPKTAVGKILRRSLVNEEIAKQNEAVPS; encoded by the coding sequence ATGACTGAAAAGCCGTGGCTCGCTCATTATCCGCCCGAAATTCCTCATACCTTAACTTATCCAAATATGCCGGTGCAAGAGTATTTAACCCAGGCATACGAAAAATTCCCTGACAAAGTGGCCATCCATTTTCTTGGGAAAGACGTTTCCTACCGGGAACTTTACGATTTATCAAAACGGTTTGCAAATTATTTGCAGACGCTCGGCATACGAAAAGGCGACCGCGTAGCCATTATGCTGCCGAACTGCCCGCAAGCGGTTATCAGCTTTTATGGCGTCCTGTATGCCGGCGGCGTAGTCGTCATGACCAACCCTTTGTATACAGAAAGAGAAATTGCTTATCAAATGAATGATTCGGGCGCCCGTGTAATAGTGTCGCTGGATATTTTATTCCCACGGATTTCCAAAACGATCAAAGACACAAAACTGGAAAACGTCATCATCACCGGAATCAAAGATTATTTGCCGTTCCCAAAAAATATCGTTTATCCGCTGGTGCAAAAAAAGCAGACAGGCATGTCGGTAAAAGTTGAACACCGCGGCATCAACCATCTATTTTCAGAAGTGATGAAAATTGCTTCGACCGAAGTGGCCAGAACCCCATTTGATTTTGATGAAGATCTGGCGCTGCTGCAGTATACCGGCGGTACCACCGGTTCCCCTAAAGGCGTTATGCTGACGCATAAAAACATCATTTCCAATGCGACCATGTGCGACAACTGGTTGTACAAGAGCAAAAAAGGTGAAGAAACGATGATGGGAATCATTCCCTTATTCCATGTTTACGGTTTGACCACCGTGCTGATTCTTTCGGTCATGCAAGGCAACCGCATGGTGCTGCTGCCTAAATTTGATCCAGAAACTGCGCTGAAAACCATCAGTAAGCAAAAACCGACTTTATTCCCTGGAGCTCCGACACTTTATATCGGCTTGATGAATCATCCGGACATCGCGAAATACGATTTGTCATCGATTGAAGCTTGCTTGAGCGGCTCTGCGCCGCTGCCGGCGGATGTTCAGGAAAAATTCGAGAAAATCACCGGCGGAAAATTGGTGGAAGGCTATGGATTGACTGAAACTTCTCCAGTTACGCACTCTAACTTGCTATGGGGTGAACGCAAAAAAGGCTCAATCGGTTTGCCGTATCCCGATACCGACTGCAAGATTTTCCTTCCAGGCACAATAGAACCTGTTCCTAACGGCCAAATCGGCGAAATTGCCATCAAAGGTCCACAAGTGATGAAAGGTTATTGGAACCGCCCGGACGATACCGCTGCTACGATTGTAGACGGCTGGCTGTTGACAGGAGACTTGGGCTATATGGATGATGAAGGGTATTTCTTCGTCGTTGACCGGAAGAAAGACATGATCATTGCCGGTGGCTTTAACATATACCCGCGTGAAATCGAAGAAATTCTGTATGAGCATGAAGCTGTCCAAGAATGTGTCGTAGCGGGTGTGCCGGATCCGTACCGCGGCGAAACGGTCAAAGCTTATATTGTCCAAAAAGACGGCTATAATATTTCAGAAGAACAATTTGATGCATATTGCCGCAAGCATTTGGCGTCGTTCAAAGTACCGCGTGTATATGAATTCCGCAAAGAGCTTCCGAAGACTGCGGTTGGAAAAATTTTGCGCCGTTCATTGGTTAATGAAGAAATTGCCAAACAAAACGAAGCGGTGCCTTCTTAA
- a CDS encoding TetR/AcrR family transcriptional regulator, which yields MNSHSYFHIFLGGDELVKKDKPKYKQIVDAAVIVIAENGYHQAQVSKIAKQAGVADGTIYLYFKNKEDILISVFQEKMGVFVEKLEQILIREISASEKLRLMIESHFGLLASDLHLAIVTQLELRQSNHDIRLKINGVLREYLLLLDKILVKGMEDGEFDKEMDIRLARQMVFGTMDETITTWVMNDHKYDLVDLAPKVHRLLMKGMRA from the coding sequence ATGAACAGCCATTCATATTTTCATATTTTTTTGGGTGGTGATGAGTTGGTTAAGAAGGACAAACCGAAATATAAGCAAATCGTTGATGCAGCAGTAATCGTAATAGCGGAAAACGGCTACCATCAAGCGCAAGTTTCAAAAATCGCCAAGCAAGCCGGCGTTGCGGACGGTACGATTTATTTATACTTCAAAAACAAAGAGGATATTCTGATTTCAGTTTTTCAGGAAAAAATGGGTGTATTCGTTGAAAAGCTGGAACAGATCCTGATCAGGGAAATTTCGGCGTCAGAAAAACTGCGATTGATGATTGAAAGCCATTTTGGCCTGTTAGCAAGCGATTTGCATCTTGCCATCGTGACGCAGCTGGAACTTAGGCAGTCGAATCATGACATCCGATTGAAAATAAATGGCGTGTTGAGAGAGTATCTATTGCTGCTGGATAAAATTTTGGTCAAAGGCATGGAAGATGGAGAATTTGATAAAGAGATGGATATCAGACTAGCCAGACAAATGGTTTTTGGTACAATGGATGAGACGATTACCACTTGGGTAATGAACGATCATAAATATGATTTAGTCGACTTGGCGCCGAAAGTTCATCGATTGCTGATGAAAGGGATGCGCGCATAA
- a CDS encoding enoyl-CoA hydratase: MEFISWKNEDGVAVATINRPPANALSRSLILEVDQLLDEVENDDEVRVVLLHGEGRFFSAGADIKEFTEVSSGQEFSQLSASGQKVFERVETFHKPVIAAIHGAALGGGLELAMGCHMRFVSENAKLGLPELQLGLIPGFAGTQRLPRFVGVAKAAEMLLTSEPISGKEAAQLGLANRAYPEEDLFSETLSIAKKIAKKSPVSVKAAIQMLQYAKHASFYEGVNAEAESFGTVFVSEDAKEGIQAFLEKREAQFKGK, encoded by the coding sequence ATGGAATTTATCAGTTGGAAAAACGAAGACGGTGTGGCGGTTGCTACTATTAATCGTCCACCGGCAAACGCTTTATCGCGTTCACTTATTCTCGAAGTGGACCAGCTCCTTGATGAAGTGGAAAATGACGACGAAGTCCGGGTTGTCTTACTGCACGGAGAAGGCCGGTTCTTTTCCGCTGGAGCAGACATCAAGGAATTTACTGAAGTTTCTTCAGGTCAAGAATTTTCGCAATTATCAGCGAGCGGGCAAAAAGTTTTTGAACGCGTAGAAACATTCCACAAGCCAGTCATTGCAGCGATTCACGGAGCGGCGCTCGGTGGAGGGCTGGAACTGGCGATGGGTTGCCATATGCGATTTGTCTCTGAAAATGCTAAACTGGGATTGCCGGAACTTCAACTGGGACTAATTCCCGGGTTTGCAGGCACACAGCGTTTGCCAAGATTCGTTGGGGTGGCAAAAGCGGCTGAAATGCTGTTGACAAGTGAACCGATTTCAGGCAAAGAAGCTGCACAGCTGGGGCTAGCTAACCGGGCGTATCCAGAAGAAGACTTATTTTCGGAAACGCTTTCAATTGCGAAGAAGATTGCGAAAAAGAGCCCGGTGTCGGTGAAAGCGGCGATCCAGATGCTGCAATATGCGAAACATGCTTCATTCTATGAAGGAGTTAACGCAGAAGCCGAATCATTTGGCACAGTTTTCGTTTCTGAAGACGCAAAAGAAGGCATCCAGGCATTCCTGGAAAAACGAGAAGCACAATTTAAAGGGAAATAA